The DNA sequence ATATACCAAAAAACAAATGCCATGGTGCTGcagtttgctttcacagcaTGGACATATCACaacgctgtaaaaaaaaaagtgttgtttttttaacatatcaaCCAGGAAATTAAATGATcgttaacataaaaacataattagtCAATCTTGGATTGTGAGCTGTTCCTCAGAGCAGaatgaaaatgttcacaaaGACAGTGTTATGGCTAGAGTCCACAGGCTCTCCCCGCCTGTCTGAGGTATGATGCTCATGACCTCTGATGGTGGAAGGTGCTCCTTCTGTGTCAGCAATGGTCTCAAGAAGGGCATGGATGTTCACATGTGAGCCCTTTCCTTCTGTAATCTGGAGTTGTATGTTCGGGACACGGTGTTCCAGGCGTCCATATACCGGTCCATACACATGGCAATACATTTCTGTGAGGCCAAAAGCAACAAGGTTACAAAAGGATCAGACCTATTTCAtctagaaaatgtcaaaaaaagtgaagaaactGTTAATTACAACTACAAAGAACTTTTTCAAAGCCCTGCAATATTCAATATACTATAACAGAAAGCTACATTTAAATGAGTGTTAGATGTTGAAAATGGATTTGGcaaaatatatctttttttcctgttttgttggGAGTATGATGCTCACAATGATACCTTTGATGTTTGAATAAAATTACCCCTTTTGACATTTCAAGCATTTTCCTTAATTCAGTTTCTACAAAATTCAATGTACAGAACATGACTGAACAACATAACTTGTTTAAAGCCCAATGTAAATGTACTTTACTAGCACAGAAGGTGACAGAAGGTGCACACCCACCTGCTCAGAGTTGTCCAGTGTACTTCCAGGTTTACCTATACACTTCTTGAAGCATTTATCTGTCATTCTCTGGAACATAAAGGGAGATATTGTTAATCATCACAGTTAGTTTATTATAGACAGCTGAGGCTTAAGAAGTATTGAAATTACTGTAAGTACAACATACATCTGGTAGTCAAGTCATGGTTTTTCAGTAACAACTCATTGGTTATCAATTGCTCACTAAACTGCATGCAAGGCTACAATGTTAGATGAATTGTTTAAGTGTACATAATAGcaagttctctgatttcagcttcGTCAATGAGGATTTCTTTGACAGCCTAtgacaaataaactaaactaaactaaactaaactaaactaaatctaTGAGAGGAAAATACCGAAATAACGAAATAAACGAAACAATGAGCGACATTTTTCACCACTATTATTAAACTGACAAACTAATTCATTAATCGAAAAAAACATGATTGagagatgaatcgattatgaacgTAACAGTCTTTGTGTCAACAGCATTGAACATGTTTACACAAGTAATGTGTCATTGATGCGATTTCAAATTTCTATGTAAACATTGCAACAGGAAACTTTAATTAGTTTATCATCATACTAGATTAGTTTCCATAGGCTAGTCATGTTAGCTTAGCACCTCTGACTTacctgcagcagctcctgagcGTTAGCTACCGCGATCTGCACCTTCACTTGCTCCATGATGGTGCCGGGGTCCATTTTACCGCCGGATGCTCCCGCTGAGAAGTCTGAACCGAACCCGTCCATCTCCACCGATGTCGATACTGAGAATGAGAACTTTAAGGGACTGACAGAAAACACGTGTGGAGAGTTGCAGCTACGCTAACGTTAATGCAGTTTTCAATGCCCTTGACGGCGGCGGAAAACTCCATACGTCATTTCCGTGTACGGCTTTCAGTCTTAAGGGAAATGTAGTTTTCCGAGTGTAGACATGGATACGCCAATGCAGTAATTTATCACAAGTAGTGAGCAGAATAAATATTCAATACGGCAATTACATACattaaaagttgtttttgttgtgcttATTAAGGACTTTATACgtgaaaagtgaaaaactaCAAGCTACAAGCTTTCTCTGTTACATGGGCACCTGTAATAACTACAGCTACAGAGAAAACTCTCAATTACCTCAACATGGAGGAATTGTCTTCCACCGAGTATTTGTTGTAGTAATATTGTGTTAAAACATGGATGATTGTACATGtgctttaattatttatatcggatgcctgctgtgtgtgtaaTATGATTTGGATTTGAAGATCAAGGTGGAGTGAAAACATTTGCTTTGTGattgttgtgtatttgttcTCTGTATGATTGCATATGGAAAAAATGTtgagtagtaaaaaaaaagaaaaaaaagaagcagcaacaggacataataatatagatttaacaataaaattaagcaaaacagaaatgaacagcatcattaaacaaaaactaaaggagagatggcaaaaacaatgggaggaggagaggaaaggaagatgattttacagtatccaaagaaaagtgggagtggCTAGGCACACggaaagaagcaggaaagaggaaaatataatatcGAGGATCAGATTTGGCCATACAGGActgaacaacacattatttctcatcaataatcacaatacagacagatgtgatcactgtgggcaGGAGGAATCCATTCATCACATTAGAACACAATGTGAGAAATaccaaagggagagagaagtaATGATTAATTAGTTGAGAGACATTGATGAAGAATTGGAATAAGTAGATGCATTGTGGAAGAACCGGAGTGAGTGTTACAAGATATTACTTCAGTTtcttaaaaccacaaagttcattgggaggatataggatgtatgtgtgtgtgtgtgtgtgtgtatgaataggtgtatgtgtatgtatgcgtATATAGGTtgctgttattttgtgttttgtagttttgtagtacatatatgtatatataattattatttatt is a window from the Solea solea chromosome 9, fSolSol10.1, whole genome shotgun sequence genome containing:
- the timm13 gene encoding mitochondrial import inner membrane translocase subunit Tim13, giving the protein MDGFGSDFSAGASGGKMDPGTIMEQVKVQIAVANAQELLQRMTDKCFKKCIGKPGSTLDNSEQKCIAMCMDRYMDAWNTVSRTYNSRLQKERAHM